Within the Streptomyces sp. R41 genome, the region CAACCCTGCGCCGGGGCCCGGCTCGGGCGACCAGACGTTGACCGTCAGCCAGTCGTCGCCCAACGCGTCCTGCGCCAGCGCGTCCATGCCGAAATGGCCGCCCTGAGGGGGCGGCGGTCCGTACGACACCGCCGCCCGCACCCCGTCCCATCCCCGTACCGGCCGCGGCGCGGCGAAACGCAGCGAGCCGACCGGCGGCCCGGCGAACGGGATGCCGCGGAAGACCGTCACATCCGCCTCCCGGGTGCCGCGCAGCGCCCCGGCCGCCGTGCGGACTTCGGGCTTAGCCCCGGACGACTCGGACGCGACAACGGTCATCACAACTCCCTCTCCGGCAGGCGGAGCGCGATCACAGGGGTTCGCGTCGGCCCGGACACTCCGGATCGTCCCGTTGCATCAAGATGCGCGCCAGTCATTTACGGATGGCCCGGACTCATGGAACAGGGCGCCACCGACCAGAACCCCGATGATCAGGTCGACACCCTGCTGTGGGCACCACGAGAACATCCACATCGACAAAGTGAGTGGCGGCGCGAAGGCGCCGCGGCCGACGGTCGACCTCGTCGTGCAGCTGCTGCGCGACGGCGACACGTTGAAGGTCAGCCGGCTCGACCGGCTCTCCCCCTGACCTGCTGACGGTGCCTCAGAGGGCCTTGCGCGTCACCACCTTGCCGGTTCACGACCGTGTCAGCTCACCACCAGGAGATGGGGTAGATCCCTCGCTGCAGACGGGCGGAGACCATCTGCACCACGACGAGCAGCACCGCACCGGCGGC harbors:
- a CDS encoding recombinase family protein; the protein is MIRSTPCCGHHENIHIDKVSGGAKAPRPTVDLVVQLLRDGDTLKVSRLDRLSP